One region of Drosophila kikkawai strain 14028-0561.14 chromosome 2R, DkikHiC1v2, whole genome shotgun sequence genomic DNA includes:
- the Lpt gene encoding histone-lysine N-methyltransferase 2C yields MEMSTNVVVVSMDEKAAGDDLPYFPEKFPGKVCCLCNLGEKSALGQGTILQLKAPADLRDKYPTDRIKEDGSRLYYGQKQTSYGAGECHYELDKIGQPEIVHPADFVDEGFVYVHRMCIMWSLRKSQISDADATYFASNFGEFMEQKCNFCGQYGASINCKMNCRQVHHWPCAAAAGCLLILESFTVFCTEHLSQVPVICSDNNVECVTCSSLGDLSKLIMCSTCGDHSHSTCIGLANLPDTRSGWNCARCTKCQICRQQDSNDLKYVKCEQCQKIYHASCWRPVISAIPKYGWKCNRCRVCTDCGSRTPGGGSSSRWHSHYTICDSCYQQRNKGFSCPICQKAYRAASHKEMVKCSWCHKFVHSTCDEEADLTAYHKKKEQNPDYDYVCPNCKSNSSGPGQTHQAIDSIVLSVMDHPTADQLSLREIDIDPLEGRPNIDPIGDEIQKLPTGKKKMCLSSVRGKSGKFVLQRMGVLSQMSKKRSTRGKGRLAGTLTNISSDRCVNRSMDTDLTSDKKMLLCSARDKFILSQDICVMCGSLGIESDSVMITCAQCGQCYHPYCAGVKPSRGILQKGWRCLDCTVCEGCGKKNDEARLLLCDECDISYHIYCVNPPLEQVPSGNWKCSFCTLCQKCGRNPTEKSEFGDSNQPECPPCASQSACPLCKSSYSSGEMIIQCELCELWSHFLCDTINAQLTIDYYDNNVYKCLKCRCAVKGGGPLALMDAKAGNEDGVLTGKPSVGHFTQAPGDVKSHLALPSDLPETAPEAIHWIDGVCLSESGLSMIKSLSTEIKRKRKMRQTVGNGKDGQEAAEAEAQCEKYKDGMVWDGTENPIPEGFTISTNDEGVHILRKKRQRNLQKLGIGGFSVRNRGLKKDTEEAATADHHQLNSTMMSMDKKKKIIRKKQKNKLIEAYPVYLQEAFFGKPLLESGELVMGESDSSDEIDASMKVYFTRPEGKSPDHETKSPAKTVKKVKTEKAVPVPSDNKTAAAVAIEQMPMTIQQKTVSNVFDPSHSEVLASRHPLDTLASPNISEQDVTTAASSMSLVQTADIIEKPMRDSPVVLVDNYMVPQQQLSQDQGQKFHNQIYLPGNIAPQQIHHFHQQQQQQQQPTDHLSAQNKQKMQGMIMGQVVMQGEKRGPEEEQPKMAEPVVPVENMNAGTQKTAEKMRKDEDLGLMATISAVLYANTEHPNLKELFPNWNDRCKQILKRWRSLCNEKKAPFLQKAKDNRSALRQRREQNKIPAPPAPKPQKQEEMARVWKQQQQQPKLKEDPNQTNMFVTYNGNAYDMAATYGGPVAQPTASNPHHVMPNINDNLVSKATTIQRTATAVHATAATVLKMDNRLELNSVYGSEHIGDKKLRNLLQKNSAEPMLMGANSDLFLPNDVMRLGGMMQQNHTAITQNNPMLSISGKAQPSEGRALDQDVKMNEPPEGTSAASVELENVGFSDLLGGLGEGDDDDLLKSLTSEMGDDFNILEYADPDLDVNVLNSLDFDDNEKCST; encoded by the exons ATGGAAATGAGTACaaacgttgttgttgttagcaTGGACGAGAAGGCGGCGGGCGACGACCTTCCGTACTTTCCGGAGAAGTTTCCGGGCAAGGTGTGCTGTTTATGCAACCTCGGGGAAAAAAGTGCCTTGGGACAGGGGACGATTCTGCAGCTGAAGGCGCCAGCGGACCTCAGAGATAAGTATCCCACCGATCGCATCAAGGAGGACGGATCCAGGCTGTACTATGGCCAAAAGCAAACATCATACGGTGCGGGCGAGTGCCACTACGAACTGGACAAAATTGGCCAGCCGGAGATCGTGCATCCCGCCGATTTTGTTGACGAGGGATTCGTTTACGTGCACCGAATGTGCATAATGTGGTCGCTGCGCAAGAGCCAGATATCCGATGCGGACGCCACGTACTTTGCGAGCAACTTTGGCGAGTTCATGGAGCAAAAGTGCAATTTCTGCGGCCAGTACGGAGCCTCCATCAATTGCAAGATGAACTGCCGCCAGGTGCACCACTGGCCGTGTGCAGCTGCCGCCGGCTGTCTGCTCATATTAGAGAGCTTCACGGTGTTCTGCACGGAGCATCTGAGCCAAGTGCCggttatat GTAGCGATAATAATGTGGAGTGTGTGACGTGCTCCTCCCTGGGCGACCTGTCCAAGCTGATCATGTGCAGCACTTGTGGGGATCATTCCCATTCAACCTGCATCGGACTGGCCAATTTGCCAG ACACACGTTCTGGCTGGAACTGTGCTCGCTGCACGAAATGCCAGATCTGCCGGCAGCAGGACTCAAATGACCTCAAGTATGTGAAATGTGAGCAGTGCCAGAAGATCTATCATGCATCCTGCTGGCGACCTGTTATTTCGGCCATTCCCAAGTACGGCTGGAAGTGCAAT CGTTGTCGGGTCTGTACGGACTGTGGCTCGCGAACTCCTGGCGGCGGCAGCTCTTCCCGCTGGCATAGCCACTATACGATCTGCGATTCGTGTTACCAGCAGCGAAACAAGGGGTTTTCCTGCCCCATCTGCCAGAAAGCTTATAGAGCAGCATCCCACAAGGAAATGGTCAAGTGCAGCTGGTGCCACAA ATTCGTGCATAGCACTTGCGACGAAGAGGCCGACCTGACGGCCTATCACAAAAAGAAGGAGCAGAATCCAGACTACGACTATGTGTGTCCGAACTGCAAGAGCAACTCCTCGGGCCCGGGTCAGACGCACCAGGCCATTGACTCGATTGTCCTCTCCGTAATGGACCATCCGACGGCAGATCAATTGAGCCTTCGGGAAATCGATATTGATCCGCTGGAGGGCAGGCCCAACATTGATCCAATCGGCGATGAAATCCAAAAGCTGCCCACGGGCAAGAAGAAGATGTGCCTCTCCAGTGTGCGCGGAAAGAGCGGCAAATTTGTGCTGCAGCGCATGGGTGTCCTGTCGCAGATGAGCAAGAAACGGAGCACGCGTGGCAAAGGACGCCTAGCAGGCACGTTGACCAACATCTCGAGCGACCGCTGCGTGAATCGCAGCATGGACACCGACCTCACCAGCGACAAGAAAATGCTGTTATGCTCGGCGCGGGACAAGTTCATACTGAGCCAGGACATCTGCGTGATGTGCGGATCCTTGGGCATCGAGAGCGATTCCGTAATGATCACCTGTGCCCAGTGCGGCCAGTGTTATCATCCGTATTGCGCTGGGGTAAAGCCCTCTCGCGGCATCCTGCAGAAGGGCTGGCGCTGCTTGGACTGCACAGTGTGCGAGGGATGTGGCAAGAAGAACGACGAGGCGCGTCTTCTCCTCTGCGACGAGTGTGACATTTCGTATCACATCTACTGTGTAAACCCGCCGCTAGAACAGGTGCCCTCCGGCAATTGGAAGTGCTCCTTTTGCACGCTGTGTCAGAAGTGCGGCCGCAACCCCACCGAAAAGAGCGAGTTCGGCGACTCCAACCAGCCCGAGTGTCCGCCCTGCGCCAGCCAGTCGGCGTGTCCGTTGTGCAAGAGCTCCTACAGCAGCGGCGAGATGATCATCCAGTGCGAGCTCTGTGAGCTGTGGTCCCACTTCCTCTGCGACACCATCAACGCTCAGCTGACTATCGACTATTACGACAATAATGTGTACAAGTGCTTGAAATGCCGCTGCGCGGTGAAAGGCGGCGGCCCGTTGGCTCTGATGGATGCCAAGGCGGGAAACGAGGACGGTGTCCTCACGGGAAAACCATCGGTTGGTCATTTCACCCAGGCCCCTGGCGATGTCAAGAGTCACCTCGCCTTGCCTAGCGATCTTCCAGAGACTGCTCCAGAGGCGATTCATTGGATCGATGGCGTGTGCCTTAGCGAAAGCGGCCTGAGCATGATTAAGTCCTTGTCCACGGAGATCAAGCGGAAGCGCAAGATGCGACAGACCGTTGGCAATGGCAAGGACGGACAGGAAGCCGCTGAGGCGGAAGCGCAGTGCGAGAAGTACAAGGATGGCATGGTCTGGGATGGGACGGAGAACCCCATTCCCGAGGGTTTCACCATATCCACCAACGACGAGGGCGTGCATATCTTGCGCAAGAAGCGTCAGCGAAATCTACAAAAACTGGGCATCGGCGGCTTCTCGGTGCGCAATCGCGGCCTGAAGAAGGACACCGAGGAGGCGGCGACCGCCGATCATCATCAGCTGAACTCCACCATGATGAGCATGGACAAGAAAAAGAAGATTATAcggaaaaaacaaaagaacaaGCTCATCGAGGCCTATCCCGTATACTTGCAGGAGGCCTTCTTCGGCAAGCCCCTGCTGGAGTCCGGAGAGCTTGTAATGGGCGAATCTGATTCCTCTGACGAAATCGACGCCTCCATGAAGGTGTATTTCACGCGGCCCGAGGGCAAGAGTCCCGACCATGAGACCAAAAGCCCGGCCAAGACGGTAAAGAAGGTCAAGACTGAAAAGGCGGTGCCAGTGCCTTCGGATAACAAGACGGCGGCGGCAGTCGCCATTGAGCAAATGCCCATGACAATCCAGCAGAAAACAGTATCCAATGTTTTTG ATCCCTCACACAGCGAGGTTCTGGCCAGCCGGCATCCTTTGGATACCTTGGCTTCGCCGAATATCTCGGAACAGGACGTGACAACCGCCGCCAGCTCGATGAGTTTGGTTCAGACTGCGGATATTATTGAGAAACCAATGCG AGATTCGCCCGTAGTCCTGGTCGACAATTACATGGTGCCCCAGCAACAGTTGTCCCAGGATCAAGGTCAAAAGTTCCACAATCAGATATACTTGCCGGGGAATATCGCCCCCCAACAGATTCACCATTTccatcagcaacaacaacaacaacaacagccaacGGACCATCTGAGTGcacaaaacaaacagaaaatgCAGGGCATGATAATGGGTCAGGTGGTTATGCAAGGGGAGAAGCGGGGTcccgaggaggagcagcccAAGATGGCAGAGCCCGTTGTGCCGGTTGAGAACATGAATGCCGGCACCCAAAAGACGGCCGAGAAGATGCGCAAGGATGAGG ACCTCGGCCTGATGGCCACCATTTCCGCCGTTTTGTATGCAAACACCGAGCATCCGAACCTGAAAGAGTTGTTCCCGAACTGGAACGATCGCTGCAAGCAGATTTTAAAGCGGTGGCGCTCACTGTGCAATGAAAAGAAGGCTCCATTCCTGCAAAAGGCCAAGGACAACCGTTCGGCATTGCGGCAGAGGCGAGAGCAAAATAAGATTCCGGCGCCGCCAGCACCAAAGCCGCAGAAGCAGGAGGAAATGGCCAGAGTgtggaagcagcagcagcagcagccaaaatTGAAGGAGGATCCGAATCAAACGAATATGTTTGTCACTTACA ATGGCAATGCCTACGACATGGCGGCCACCTATGGTGGCCCGGTGGCGCAGCCAACTGCCAGTAATCCGCACCATGTGATGCCCAATATAAACGATAACTTGGTCTCCAAGGCCACGACCATCCAAAGGACAGCGACAGCCGTTCATGCCACTGCAGCCACCGTTTTGAAAATGGACAATCGCTTGGAACTGAATTCGGTGTATGGGTCCGAGCACATCGGCGATAAGAAGCTCAGGAATCTGCTGCAGAAGAACAGCGCGGAACCGATGCTAATGGGAGCGAACTCTGATTTGTTCCTTCCCAACGATGTCATGAGGCTGGGCGGCATGATGCAACAGAATCACACGGCCATCACACAGAACAATCCAATGTTGAGCATTAGTGGAAAGGCGCAGCCGTCGGAAGGCAGGGCCTTGGATCAGGACGTAAAGATGAACGAGCCGCCGGAGGGCACATCCGCTGCCTCGGTTGAATTGGAGAATGTTGGCTTTAGTGACCTGCTGGGCGGCCTCGGAGAAGGCGACGACGATGATCTACTGAAATCGCTTACCTCCGAAATGGGCGATGACTTTAATATCTTGGAGTATGCGGATCCTGACCTGGATGTGAATGTCCTCAACTCGCTGGACTTTGATGATAATGAAAAGTGTTCTACGTAG
- the LOC108072098 gene encoding protein-L-histidine N-pros-methyltransferase gives MAVYRPRGTLARVIHAKFHNDNSLENIDTRKWYSLAYDLPQHFQVKFVALEPDATTLGWLERAKALSANIWTHLWHSLARSILQFFMTQTDINGFLKRGSMFILSEAQFHKLLVAGGFSPASAVEPVTLLDIGAGDGEISLRVANTVAELSGSAGLRVFATEASWTMRDRLKKLNFNVINEIGALQNVELILCLNVLDRCFDSFKLLEDIHVSLAPNGRAVVALVLPYMHYVETNTSHLPLRPLLESTGRQTSFEEEASRFMELLENCGFRVESWTKAPYLCEGDLHQSFYWLIDLIVVISKKTF, from the exons aTGGCTGTTTATCGTCCCCGAGGAACTCTAGCCCGCGTCATCCACGCAAAGTTCCACAATGATAACTCTCTGGAAAACATAGACACCAGAAAG TGGTATTCCCTGGCCTACGACCTGCCCCAGCACTTCCAGGTCAAGTTCGTGGCCCTCGAGCCGGACGCGACAACGTTGGGTTGGCTGGAAAGAGCAAAGGCCCTCTCGGCGAACATTTGGACCCACTTGTGGCACTCCCTGGCAAGATCCATTCTCCAGTTCTTTATGACGCAGACCGACATCAATGGCTTTCTGAAAAGGGGCTCTATGTTCATCCTGTCGGAGGCGCAGTTCCACAAACTGCTCGTGGCGGGCGGCTTTTCACCAGCATCTGCCGTTGAACCGGTGACGCTACTGGACATCGGCGCTGGGGATGGCGAGATTTCGCTGCGGGTTGCAAACACCGTTGCCGAGCTGAGTGGCAGTGCCGGTCTCCGGGTGTTTGCCACGGAGGCCAGCTGGACCATGCGGGATCGGCTGAAGAAGCTGAATTTCAACGTAATCAACGAAATTGGCGCACTACAGAACGTAGAGTTGATCTTGTGCCTCAACGTGCTGGATCGGTGCTTTGATTCGTTCAAGCTGCTGGAGGATATACACGTTTCTCTCGCTCCCAATGGCAGAGCCGTGGTGGCCTTAGTACTTCCATACATGCATTACGTCGAGACGAACACCTCGCACTTACCACTGCGCCCGCTCCTTGAGAGCACCGGGCGGCAGACGTCGTTCGAGGAAGAGGCCAGCCGGTTCATGGAGCTGCTGGAGAACTGCGGCTTTCGCGTAGAGTCCTGGACGAAGGCGCCGTATCTGTGCGAGGGAGACCTGCATCAATCGTTCTATTGGCTAATCGACCTAATCGTTGTCATCTCAAAGAAGACATTCTAG
- the LOC108072096 gene encoding uncharacterized protein, with protein sequence MTTLTCPVGLSLECFVCAKNKVRAVQAMRSGAKNSTSVKNKRLLEKEFMTPEVVCKGCKVQRYCSLTHLLEDRAEHVDLCRVLRDLLTLQKLEHPLLQHGVISSPDQLQMVISQLKLVLRVKLRRPLTPREHHVISNPGICEVCFKTGAPLKVCKDCAGVAYCCEDHRHQDAKKHSPKECRTLALISSPFRQFDCLLNLKSFHQCVDLSRSHLIDAFFKATTLRIDDNPQNIAACSSFSGIASTCLALTNISWISYEYSAVIVYVVGATEEHLRYFQEMHLRFFFLQYQSIQNLDLYFIGPNLLPRESSSKKVFRFRGLLRTVVKHFFSETFTTFAETMKVDPTVILLLEPDFIHMGTATEQLVSQLVGQKNGGAVDFDWQSCLGTLLRTYGVPICYTSPTRFQAMADFTAFHIIALINNVTIERVYNITENPYREILPLYNFSDLHNERIIYANNYLEVIFSSIKRV encoded by the coding sequence atgacaaccttaacTTGCCCAGTGGGGCTGTCTCTGGAGTGCTTTGTGTGCGCCAAGAATAAGGTGCGCGCTGTGCAAGCAATGCGATCTGGCGCCAAAAATTCGACATCGGTAAAAAATAAGAGACTGCTCGAAAAAGAATTCATGACCCCCGAAGTTGTTTGCAAGGGCTGCAAGGTGCAGCGGTATTGCAGCTTGACCCATCTCCTGGAGGACCGCGCGGAACACGTAGACCTGTGCCGGGTGCTAAGAGATCTTTTAACTTTGCAAAAGCTGGAGCACCCGCTACTGCAGCATGGCGTGATCTCGAGCCCAGATCAGTTACAAATGGTCATCTCCCAGCTGAAACTTGTCCTCCGTGTCAAGCTCCGGCGTCCTCTTACTCCGCGGGAGCATCATGTAATCAGCAATCCAGGCATATGTGAGGTGTGCTTTAAAACCGGAGCGCCCCTAAAAGTCTGCAAGGATTGTGCAGGAGTCGCCTATTGTTGCGAGGACCACCGTCACCAGGACGCGAAAAAGCACAGTCCCAAAGAGTGCCGAACTCTAGCCCTGATCTCCAGTCCATTCCGGCAATTTGACTGTTTATTAAACCTAAAAAGCTTCCACCAGTGCGTTGACTTGAGCAGGAGTCACCTGATTGATGCCTTCTTCAAAGCCACGACCCTGAGGATTGATGATAATCCCCAGAACATTGCGGCTTGCTCCTCCTTCAGCGGAATTGCCAGCACGTGTCTGGCTTTAACGAATATTTCCTGGATCTCATATGAGTATAGCGCCGTTATCGTTTACGTGGTGGGAGCCACTGAGGAGCATCTGCGGTACTTTCAGGAGATGCACCTGAGATTCTTCTTTCTGCAGTACCAAAGCATACAAAATTTGGATTTGTACTTCATTGGACCCAATCTTCTGCCTAGAGAGTCTTCCTCCAAGAAGGTCTTTCGATTTCGGGGCCTGTTGCGGACCGTGGTAAAGCATTTCTTCTCTGAGACCTTCACCACCTTCGCGGAAACTATGAAGGTAGATCCCACAGTGATCCTCTTGCTGGAACCCGATTTTATCCACATGGGTACGGCCACGGAGCAACTAGTCAGCCAATTGGTAGGACAAAAGAACGGAGGCGCAGTGGATTTCGATTGGCAGAGTTGCCTGGGAACTCTCCTTCGGACATATGGCGTTCCAATTTGCTACACGTCTCCCACAAGGTTCCAGGCCATGGCAGACTTTACTGCCTTCCACATAATAGCTTTAATTAACAATGTAACTATAGAACGAGTGTACAACATAACCGAGAATCCATATCGGGAAATATTGCCACTGTACAATTTCTCGGACTTGCACAATGAGAGGATCATCTATGCCAACAACTACCTGGAGGTGATCTTCTCGAGTATAAAAAGGGTATAG
- the Upf3 gene encoding regulator of nonsense transcripts 3A yields the protein MSEITAEEKPKGNLDKPKVNRRKEKKDKASRVIKIVMRHLPPTMTETEFLDQVGPLPENDAYYYCPADWSLGHEATCRAYIDMSMKDPEEVLQFRDRFDGYVFVDTRGVEYVAIVEYAPFQSFLKNRARNDEGKVNTIESESHYQEFMQRLADEREEASRLGDVKIDFNFERRADEKVKSTPLLQYLANKKEKRREEARKRNEEKRKQREEQKQLRLVEQAEGSKTKEGGGGDNKKPPAKKDGKDGKDVSAAAAQGSDAAKSSRSKRRTERDQRRREEHEQRKLAKQNKKKVEGKPDKEKPFGSKDKSAKQQSKDKEIVILKKENKSEAKDGPDSGPTTSKAENTKPESKKSTDVPDTVKKFIQAACGGAPPEGDSSQETNAEDAIKAAQLRASEERRIRNKDRPSLAIYQPKARIPRIGSEELPQNAGKDGSDGEASVVEEKSSKKNKRSGRRNNKSKPQEENKEGQLEARRISKSSESSNSANSAGTKT from the exons ATGTCTGAAATTACTGCCGAGGAAAAGCCGAAAGGCAATCTGGACAAACCTAAGGTGAATCGGCGCAAGGAGAAGAAGGACAAAGCCAGTCGCGTTATCAAG ATCGTGATGCGGCACTTGCCGCCCACAATGACAGAGACTGAATTCCTGGACCAAGTGGGTCCGCTGCCCGAGAATGACGCCTACTACTACTGCCCAGCGGACTGGTCTCTGGGACATGAGGCTACATGCCGCGCCTACATCGACATGTCGATGAAGGACCCGGAGGAGGTGCTGCAGTTCCGTGACCGCTTTGACGGTTACGTCTTCGTCGACACCCGAGGAGTTGAGTACGTGGCTATTGTGGAGTACGCGCCGTTCCAGAGCTTCCTCAAGAACAGGGCCCGAAACGATGAGGGCAAGGTTAACACCATCGAGAGCGAGTCCCATTACCAGGAGTTCATGCAGCGGCTGGCCGACGAGCGGGAGGAGGCAAGTCGGTTGGGGGACGTCAAGATTGACTTCAACTTCGAACGTAGAGCTGATGAGAAGGTCAAATCCACGCCCCTCCTGCAGTACTTGGCCAACAAGAAGGAAAAGCGCCGGGAAGAGGCTCGCAAGCGAAACGAGGAGAAGCGCAAGCAGCGCGAGGAGCAAAAGCAACTACGTCTGGTGGAGCAGGCGGAAGGAAGTAAAACTAAGGAGGGCGGGGGCGGTGACAACAAGAAGCCACCCGCCAAGAAGGACGGTAAAGATGGCAAGGATGTCTCTGCCGCAGCAGCACAAGGCAGCGATGCGGCCAAGTCGTCGCGCTCCAAACGACGCACAGAGCGAGATCAGCGGCGCCGAGAGGAGCACGAACAGCGCAAGCTGGCCAAGCAGAATAAAAAGAAGGTGGAAGGTAAGCCGGACAAAGAAAAACCTTTCGGCAGCAAGGACAAGAGTGCCAAGCAGCAGTCCAAGGACAAAGAGATTGtcattttaaaaaaggaaaacaagtcTGAAGCAAAGGATGGCCCCGATTCAGGACCCACTACTTCAAAGGCTGAAAATACAAAGCCAGAATCCAAGAAGAGCACCGACGTTCCAGATACTGTCAAGAAATTTATACAAGCCGCTTGCGGTGGAGCGCCACCAGAAGGAGACAGCTCCCAGGAAACAAATGCCGAGGATGCCATTAAGGCGGCGCAGCTCCGAGCATCCGAGGAAAGGCGTATTCGCAACAAG GACCGTCCTTCGCTAGCCATTTACCAGCCAAAGGCGCGCATCCCGCGCATTGGATCTGAAGAGCTGCCCCAAAACGCTGGGAAAGATGGTTCGGACGGCGAGGCTTCTGTGGTGGAGGAGAAATCTTCCAAGAAAAACAAGCGTTCTGGCCGGCGCAACAACAAATCAAAGCCCCAGGAGGAGAACAAGGAGGGCCAGCTCGAAGCTCGTCGCATCTCAAAGTCCTCCGAAAGCAGCAACAGTGCCAACTCGGCCGGTACGAAAACAtga
- the DNAlig1 gene encoding DNA ligase 1, translated as MQKSITSFFKKKSDDTDSPSPPKKIPKIDRKAELPDEPTIKAENGSPEVKPKAERMSVSPEEKTKNAPKSVKEETVATTDRKVTTIGLNSTAKDSKVDVENYDPSTDSYHPLKHAYWQDKKVTPYLALARTFQVIEETKGRLKMIDTLSNFFCSVMLVSPSDLVPSVYLSINQLAPAYEGLELGVAETTLMKAICKATGRNLAHIKSQTHLIGDLGIVAEQSRVSQRMMFQPAPLNVRDVFKKLRDIAKISGQSKMDLVYNMFVACRSSEARFFIRSLIGKLRIGIAEQSLLTALAIALVKKNHIDDCKASKVPDVYKDEIAETTLLLKTAYSQCPNYDIIIPAILEYDIKELQERCPMHPGMPLRPMLAQPTKGVHEVFERFGGMHITCEWKYDGERAQIHRNEKGEISIFSRNSENNTAKYPDLIARSKGFLKGEVESYIIDSEIVAWDVERKQILPFQVLSTRKRKNVDIEEIKVQVCVYIFDLLYINGKALVTKNLSERRKLLLEHFQEVEGEWKFATALDTNDIDEVQQFLEESVKGNCEGLMVKTLDEEATYEIAKRSRNWLKLKKDYISNVGDSLDLVVIGGYKGKGRRTGTYGGFLLACYDTENEEYQTICKIGTGFTDEDLQVHSEFLGKHVVSSAKSYYRYDPSLEPDHWFEPVQVWEIKCADLSLSPIHRAAIGIVDGERGISLRFPRFIRIRDDKNSENATDANQVAHMYQSQDQVKNNQKTSTQMEMEDEFY; from the exons ATGCAAAAGTCCATAAC ctcCTTTTTTAAGAAGAAGTCTGATGACACAGATAGCCCGTCGCCGCCGAAAAAAATACCAAA AATCGATAGGAAAGCCGAGCTTCCGGATGAGCCCACCATTAAAGCCGAAAATGGGTCACCAGAAGTCAAGCCCAAGGCGGAGCGGATGTCAGTATCTCCCGAGGAGAAGACAAAAAATGCTCCAAAGAGTGTCAAGGAGGAAACGGTTGCCACCACAGACAGGAAGGTCACAACCATAGGTCTGAACTCCACCGCGAAGGATAGCAAAGTGGATGTTGAGAACTACGACCCATCTACGGACTCCTATCATCCGCTGAAACACGCCTACTGGCAGGACAAAAAGGT AACTCCCTACCTGGCACTGGCCCGCACATTCCAGGTCATCGAGGAGACGAAAGGCCGGCTCAAGATGATCGACACGCTGAGCAACTTCTTCTGCTCGGTGATGCTGGTCAGCCCGAGTGACCTGGTGCCCAGTGTTTATCTCAGCATCAACCAGCTGGCTCCCGCCTACGAGGGCCTAGAGCTGGGCGTGGCCGAGACCACGCTGATGAAGGCCATCTGCAAGGCCACGGGTCGCAATTTGGCGCACATTAAGTCGCAGACGCATTTAATCGGCGATCTGGGAATTGTGGCCGAGCAGTCGCGCGTCTCGCAGCGCATGATGTTCCAGCCGGCACCGTTGAATGTGCGAGATGTGTTCAAGAAGCTGCGGGACATAGCCAAGATATCCGGCCAGTCGAAAATGGATCTCGTGTACAACATGTTTGTGGCCTGTCGCTCGTCGGAGGCGCGCTTCTTCATCCGCTCTCTGATCGGCAAGCTGAGGATCGGCATTGCTGAGCAGAGCCTGCTCACCGCCCTGGCGATTGCTTTGGTCAAAAAGAACCACATCGACGATTGTAAGGCCAGCAAGGTGCCGGATGTCTACAAGGATGAAATAGCGGAGACCACTTTACTGCTGAAAACTGCCTATAGCCAGTGCCCCAATTACGATATAATCATCCCGGCCATACTGGAGTACGACATCAAGGAGTTGCAGGAACGCTGCCCCATGCATCCGGGCATGCCGCTGCGGCCCATGCTCGCCCAGCCCACCAAGGGTGTCCATGAGGTATTCGAGAGATTCGGCGGCATGCACATCACCTGCGAGTGGAAATACGACGGCGAACGAGCCCAGATCCATCGCAACGAGAAGGGCGAGATTAGCATTTTCTCGCGCAACTCGGAGAATAACACAGCCAAGTATCCGGATCTGATTGCCAGGAGCAAGGGATTCCTCAAGGGTGAGGTGGAGTCCTACATCATAGACAGCGAAATTGTGGCCTGGGACGTGGAACGGAAGCAGATTCTGCCGTTTCAAGTGCTCAGCACGCGCAAGCGGAAGAACGTCGACATCGAGGAGATCAAGGTTCAGGTCTGCGTTTATATTTTCGATCTGCTGTACATAAATGGCAAGGCTCTGGTGACAAAGAATCTGTCGGAGCGCCGAAAACTGCTGTTGGAGCACTTCCAGGAGGTCGAGGGAGAGTGGAAATTTGCCACAGCTCTGGACACCAATGACATAGACGAAGTACAGCAGTTTCTGGAGGAGTCCGTTAAAG GCAACTGCGAGGGTTTAATGGTGAAGACTTTGGATGAGGAAGCCACCTACGAGATAGCCAAGAGATCGCGTAATTGGCTAAAGCTGAAGAAGGATTACATCTCCAACGTGGGCGACTCTCTGGACTTGGTTGTCATTGGCGGCTACAAAGGCAAGGGCCGCAGAACAGGCACCTACGGAGGCTTTCTGCTTGCCTGCTACGACACAGAGAACGAGGAATACcagactatatgcaaaattGGAACAG GCTTCACCGATGAGGATCTGCAGGTGCATTCCGAGTTCTTGGGCAAGCATGTCGTAAGCAGCGCTAAATCGTACTACAGATACGACCCCAGCCTGGAGCCGGATCACTGGTTTGAGCCAGTCCAGGTGTGGGAAATCAAATGCGCCGACCTCTCGCTCAGCCCCATACACAGAGCAGCCATTGGGATTGTGGACGGCGAGCGTGGTATCTCGCTGCGATTCCCTCGGTTCATACGAATCCGCGACGACAAGAATAGCGAGAACGCCACGGATGCCAATCAAGTGGCGCATATGTATCAGTCGCAGGATCAGGTCAAGAACAACCAAAAGACGTCCACGCAGATGGAAATGGAGGATGAGTTCTACTGA